Proteins encoded together in one Shewanella acanthi window:
- a CDS encoding GNAT family N-acetyltransferase, producing MSLIIRAESPFDIGAIHALTKTAFLDAPHTAHTEHFIVDALRDAGALTISLVAEVDGSLVGHVAISPVSISSGVSNWYGLGPISVLPERQKQGIGSNLMLSALQQLKAKGALGCVLVGDPAYYSRFGFVHQNNLTYPDLPAEFFLCLSFSQSVPRGIATFHEAFSAKG from the coding sequence ATGTCATTAATCATCAGAGCAGAATCTCCTTTCGACATAGGGGCGATTCATGCACTCACAAAAACCGCGTTCCTTGACGCACCCCATACAGCTCATACAGAGCATTTTATTGTGGATGCCTTACGTGATGCAGGTGCTTTGACCATCTCGCTAGTTGCTGAGGTAGATGGTTCTTTAGTCGGTCATGTAGCCATATCACCTGTAAGCATATCGAGTGGCGTTTCCAACTGGTATGGGCTTGGGCCCATTTCTGTTTTGCCTGAGCGCCAGAAGCAAGGTATTGGTTCAAATCTCATGCTTTCAGCACTTCAACAACTGAAAGCAAAGGGAGCGTTGGGTTGCGTACTGGTTGGAGACCCCGCTTACTACAGCAGATTTGGATTTGTACACCAAAACAATCTGACTTACCCAGATCTTCCCGCTGAATTCTTTTTATGTTTGAGTTTTTCGCAATCGGTACCACGCGGAATTGCTACATTTCATGAAGCATTTTCCGCAAAAGGCTAA
- a CDS encoding thioesterase family protein, with protein sequence MPQFSLTYHFPVQIYYEDTDFSGVVYHPNFLKYFERAREHVIGAERLQSLWQELQLGFAVYRADMLCHEGVEFADIIDVRTKFYFESKYRTVWQQEIWRPNGKKPAVTATIEMVCMNQARQLAPMPTELISFLSTGLE encoded by the coding sequence ATGCCACAATTTAGCCTCACCTATCACTTCCCCGTGCAGATTTACTATGAAGATACCGACTTTTCCGGCGTGGTCTATCACCCCAATTTTTTAAAGTACTTCGAGCGTGCCCGTGAACACGTGATTGGGGCCGAGCGATTGCAGAGTCTTTGGCAGGAGCTGCAATTAGGTTTTGCGGTATACCGCGCCGATATGCTCTGCCACGAAGGGGTCGAGTTTGCCGATATTATTGATGTAAGGACAAAATTTTACTTCGAAAGTAAATACCGCACCGTGTGGCAACAAGAAATCTGGCGTCCCAATGGCAAAAAGCCCGCCGTCACCGCCACCATAGAAATGGTTTGTATGAATCAAGCCCGCCAACTCGCCCCAATGCCTACCGAGCTGATTAGTTTCTTGAGCACTGGATTAGAGTAA
- a CDS encoding adenylosuccinate synthase encodes MPSIVVVGANWGDEGKGRIVDYLAADAAASVRFQGGNNAGHTVVNDFGTFKLHQLPSGIFNPNCVAVLGPGMVISPEKLSIEIAEVEAAGIEVKLCISDRATLCLPIHALEDTLEEQRLGDLAYGSTRQGIAPAYGDRVMKKGILVGWLQQPEVLKERIQFMLDWKLPQLKALYPSCDFSQSAEEMTQWLLDVTAPWRPFICNVTEPLKALQKQDANLLFEAQLGAGRDLIYGEYPYTTSSNVTAAFAGLGSGLPALRPERVIAVAKAFSSSVGTGTLVTAMEEQDAFRENANEFGATTGRPRDMGYFDAVATRNGVELQAATEIALTKIDCLTGMKDLKICVAYDGEHTENPIWPQTAALSPVYEHMESWSEDITGCRTFESLPKAAQHYVERIEALMGVRVSMVSVGPERDQMIIR; translated from the coding sequence ATGCCGTCTATCGTAGTAGTAGGTGCAAATTGGGGTGATGAAGGCAAAGGCCGCATCGTAGATTATTTAGCAGCAGATGCCGCTGCAAGCGTTCGCTTCCAAGGTGGTAACAACGCTGGCCATACCGTAGTCAACGACTTCGGCACCTTTAAATTACACCAATTACCGAGTGGCATTTTCAATCCAAACTGCGTTGCAGTACTTGGCCCTGGCATGGTGATCAGCCCTGAAAAACTGAGCATTGAAATCGCTGAAGTTGAAGCTGCTGGTATCGAAGTTAAACTGTGCATTTCAGACCGCGCTACCCTGTGTTTACCTATCCACGCATTAGAAGATACCTTAGAAGAACAACGTTTAGGCGATCTGGCCTACGGTTCGACCCGTCAAGGTATAGCACCCGCTTACGGTGACCGTGTGATGAAAAAAGGCATTCTGGTAGGTTGGTTACAACAACCAGAAGTACTGAAAGAGCGTATTCAATTTATGCTCGACTGGAAACTGCCACAGCTTAAAGCCCTTTATCCAAGCTGTGACTTCAGCCAAAGCGCAGAAGAAATGACCCAGTGGTTATTAGATGTGACCGCCCCATGGCGCCCATTTATCTGCAACGTAACAGAGCCATTAAAAGCACTGCAAAAACAAGATGCTAACCTGCTGTTTGAAGCCCAATTAGGCGCAGGTCGTGACTTAATCTACGGTGAGTACCCATACACGACTTCATCAAACGTAACTGCGGCTTTCGCAGGTCTGGGTAGTGGTTTACCCGCGCTGCGCCCTGAGCGCGTGATTGCCGTGGCTAAAGCCTTCAGCTCATCTGTAGGTACTGGCACATTGGTAACTGCGATGGAAGAGCAAGACGCATTCCGTGAAAATGCTAATGAGTTTGGCGCAACGACCGGTCGTCCACGTGACATGGGTTACTTTGACGCAGTGGCAACCCGCAACGGTGTTGAACTGCAAGCGGCAACTGAAATTGCTCTGACCAAGATTGACTGCCTCACTGGCATGAAAGATCTGAAAATTTGTGTTGCCTACGATGGCGAGCACACTGAAAACCCAATTTGGCCACAAACTGCCGCCCTAAGCCCAGTGTACGAACACATGGAAAGCTGGAGTGAAGACATTACAGGTTGTCGCACCTTCGAAAGCCTGCCAAAGGCTGCACAACACTATGTTGAGCGCATCGAAGCCCTGATGGGTGTGCGTGTCAGCATGGTGTCTGTAGGTCCAGAGCGCGATCAAATGATCATCCGCTAA
- a CDS encoding LysR family transcriptional regulator, whose amino-acid sequence MLELHWLKTFVTLAEYKHFGKAATALHMTQPNVSLHLKQLEQSTRVKLIERNPFRLTQAGMRLLETSQKTLLELQVCQADLNAINDLSQGTLTIAASDIISRLLLIHPFQLFKAQFPGIDFTLFNTTSSQASELVTNAEADLGFVIAQKESHPLHFTELQQIKWCALGDNFDMWQQSAPNTEFALGERPTLILLGHDTRTRELLDPALPSLNLPSYRIMEVGSVDAQIDWAEAGFGVAIVPEFSIYTKPNLKTKVTPLPQFPTTSLGYIVRQNQILSKAIKQLLHWVNLEIIRTQSP is encoded by the coding sequence ATGCTCGAACTCCATTGGCTCAAGACCTTTGTCACTTTGGCGGAATACAAACATTTTGGAAAGGCAGCCACTGCGCTGCATATGACGCAGCCCAATGTGAGTTTGCACCTAAAGCAGTTAGAGCAAAGTACAAGGGTTAAGCTGATTGAACGCAATCCCTTTCGGCTCACCCAAGCGGGGATGCGCCTGCTTGAAACCAGTCAAAAGACCCTGTTGGAGCTGCAAGTGTGTCAGGCGGATCTCAATGCCATTAATGACTTAAGCCAAGGCACATTAACCATTGCGGCAAGTGACATTATTTCGCGTTTACTGTTAATCCATCCGTTTCAGTTATTTAAAGCTCAATTCCCCGGCATTGATTTTACGCTGTTTAATACCACCTCATCACAGGCATCGGAGTTAGTTACCAATGCCGAGGCGGATTTAGGCTTTGTTATCGCGCAAAAAGAGAGCCATCCGTTGCACTTTACTGAGCTGCAGCAGATTAAGTGGTGCGCCCTTGGGGACAATTTTGACATGTGGCAGCAAAGTGCGCCTAATACTGAGTTTGCCCTTGGTGAGCGACCAACCCTTATTTTGTTAGGTCACGATACCCGCACACGTGAGTTACTCGACCCTGCATTGCCGTCATTGAATTTGCCCAGTTACCGTATTATGGAGGTGGGTAGTGTGGATGCACAAATCGATTGGGCTGAGGCGGGGTTCGGTGTGGCGATTGTGCCTGAGTTTTCGATTTACACTAAGCCAAATTTAAAAACGAAAGTGACGCCGCTGCCACAGTTCCCTACCACCAGTTTAGGCTATATCGTCAGGCAAAATCAGATTTTATCTAAGGCCATTAAACAGTTGCTGCATTGGGTTAATCTTGAGATTATTCGCACTCAAAGCCCATAG
- a CDS encoding substrate-binding periplasmic protein, translated as MGERVTALATKGLSTKKLSFLWVIALMYFSFNSHFTLAQQVEQLKSTPSSQSTTASTITLAAEDSWPPFADQFGHGISHRLIKAAFEQLPYEINSLIVPYSRGLMMAEKGSVDGVFNVSKEESTEQRFVFGNTPLFVATASFYQKKQTKTVNNKWALPIGSTVGIIKSYEYGNEFNELVKQRKLNIVTVTTQQQLVNLLLIGRIDAALMYDLVAQEVLAKMGVDGEVQSVFINHSSNIYLAFSKQSPRAKQLAQELDLGLLRLKTNGKYQQLLSTQTQETRL; from the coding sequence ATGGGTGAAAGAGTTACGGCATTAGCCACAAAGGGATTATCAACTAAAAAGCTCTCTTTTCTGTGGGTTATCGCCCTAATGTACTTTTCCTTCAATAGCCATTTTACCCTTGCTCAGCAAGTAGAGCAGCTCAAGAGTACTCCTAGCAGTCAATCTACAACCGCTTCAACTATTACCTTAGCAGCTGAGGACAGTTGGCCCCCTTTTGCCGATCAATTTGGACATGGGATTTCCCATAGGTTGATTAAAGCTGCCTTCGAACAGTTACCTTATGAGATCAATAGCTTAATTGTGCCCTACAGCCGAGGGCTGATGATGGCTGAGAAAGGCAGTGTTGATGGCGTATTCAACGTGTCGAAGGAAGAAAGCACTGAGCAGCGTTTTGTCTTCGGAAATACCCCTCTGTTTGTCGCAACGGCCTCTTTTTATCAGAAAAAGCAAACAAAGACAGTGAACAATAAATGGGCGCTGCCAATTGGGAGCACTGTTGGGATCATAAAAAGCTATGAATATGGGAATGAATTTAACGAGTTGGTCAAACAGCGAAAGTTAAATATTGTTACCGTGACAACCCAGCAGCAACTGGTGAATCTGTTATTGATTGGCCGTATCGATGCAGCATTGATGTATGATCTTGTTGCACAGGAAGTGCTGGCAAAAATGGGAGTGGATGGGGAAGTACAGTCAGTGTTTATCAACCACAGCAGCAATATTTATCTCGCCTTTTCCAAGCAAAGCCCTCGAGCTAAACAATTAGCCCAAGAGCTCGATCTCGGTCTGCTGCGCCTTAAAACCAATGGTAAATATCAACAACTGCTTAGTACTCAGACTCAGGAAACCAGACTGTGA
- a CDS encoding HD-GYP domain-containing protein produces the protein MDVSQSEQFRITIDVRHAILAVATVLDFVGVDDLHHGHRVAYMAYECANVLNWSEDKKQFVYFAGLIHDCGVSSTNEHLRLLKLMQPEDISFHCVRGFEGLIKCPILDRFSLAILYHHTPWQELIELDIPEFDRDVAALIFLADRTDFLRARYTHGCHEELITLYENLVTENLLAHRETLFKPEMVDAMCQLVNKDGFWYNMEPAHIEKMALDFKENYFYDSELSLDGVIQIARFLAKIVDAKSPFTFYHSEKVALLAKLVAKECGIADLDAELLYVAGLLHDVGKLKTPDLLLHKPGALTREEYSIVKRHTAYTAFTLHSFFPNSLIAQWASNHHERLDGSGYPFRKGPEQLDLPSRILALVDVFQALTQKRPYRGSMSLSEVLEIMLPMVQQGKLDSNVYDVLLADADNFYQLSTQEYEDIKL, from the coding sequence ATGGATGTTTCTCAGTCCGAACAATTCCGAATCACAATAGATGTTAGGCATGCCATTCTTGCCGTGGCGACAGTACTCGATTTTGTTGGCGTGGACGATTTACACCATGGTCATCGCGTCGCTTATATGGCCTATGAATGCGCTAATGTACTCAATTGGTCTGAAGACAAAAAACAATTTGTTTATTTTGCCGGCCTCATTCACGACTGTGGCGTCTCATCTACAAATGAACATTTAAGACTCCTCAAGTTGATGCAACCAGAGGACATTAGCTTTCACTGTGTGCGAGGCTTTGAAGGCCTCATTAAATGTCCTATTTTGGACAGATTTTCCCTTGCCATTTTGTATCACCACACCCCATGGCAAGAATTAATCGAATTGGATATTCCTGAATTTGATCGCGATGTTGCCGCGCTGATTTTTCTTGCGGATAGAACGGATTTTCTGAGGGCTCGTTATACCCATGGCTGCCATGAAGAGCTGATAACTTTGTATGAGAATTTGGTGACTGAGAATTTACTCGCCCATCGAGAAACGCTCTTTAAACCCGAAATGGTTGATGCCATGTGCCAGTTGGTTAATAAAGATGGCTTTTGGTACAACATGGAGCCGGCGCATATCGAGAAAATGGCTCTGGATTTTAAGGAGAATTACTTTTATGACAGTGAGTTAAGCTTAGATGGCGTGATCCAGATTGCCAGATTCCTTGCCAAAATTGTCGATGCTAAGAGCCCATTTACTTTCTATCACTCAGAAAAGGTCGCATTACTTGCTAAATTGGTGGCTAAGGAATGTGGCATTGCAGATCTTGATGCAGAGCTGCTTTACGTTGCAGGGCTGTTGCATGATGTGGGTAAGTTAAAAACCCCAGATCTGCTGCTCCATAAGCCCGGCGCATTGACCCGTGAAGAGTATTCCATCGTTAAGCGCCACACGGCCTATACCGCCTTTACCTTGCACAGTTTTTTCCCTAATTCCCTGATTGCACAGTGGGCATCTAATCACCATGAGCGCCTCGATGGCTCTGGTTACCCTTTTAGAAAAGGACCAGAACAATTAGATTTACCTTCGCGGATCCTTGCACTCGTCGATGTGTTTCAAGCCTTAACCCAAAAGCGGCCTTATCGAGGTTCAATGTCCTTAAGTGAGGTGCTGGAGATTATGTTGCCTATGGTTCAACAAGGTAAGTTGGACTCGAACGTTTATGATGTGTTGCTAGCCGATGCCGATAATTTTTACCAACTCTCGACACAAGAGTATGAGGACATCAAGTTATAA
- a CDS encoding methylamine utilization protein: MILNRAVFTLLVCMVVPQSMAADLQIQVVDSQQVTLADAVVELIPDVMPDKTTITDHYEMSQKNRAFIPFVLAVPRGSKVDFPNLDRTRHHVYSFSEAKPFELKLYVGKAEAPILFDKPGLVALGCNIHDYMQAFIYVADSPIVAVANEKGEIQFKALTAGHYKVKLWHPWQKAMSEPKDLNLAAETQTLTLALDVERQAKPSAPLSGFGSFDAK, encoded by the coding sequence ATGATATTAAATCGCGCTGTATTTACCTTGTTAGTCTGTATGGTGGTGCCCCAGAGTATGGCCGCAGACCTCCAGATTCAGGTGGTAGACTCGCAACAAGTGACGCTGGCCGATGCGGTTGTGGAACTTATCCCTGATGTGATGCCCGATAAAACGACCATTACTGATCATTATGAAATGTCACAAAAAAACCGTGCCTTTATCCCCTTTGTGCTGGCAGTTCCTAGAGGATCAAAAGTAGATTTTCCTAATCTGGATCGTACCCGCCACCATGTGTATTCCTTTTCCGAGGCCAAGCCGTTCGAGTTGAAACTTTATGTGGGTAAAGCCGAAGCGCCGATTCTGTTTGATAAACCTGGCCTAGTGGCGCTTGGCTGTAATATTCACGATTATATGCAAGCCTTTATTTATGTTGCAGATAGCCCCATTGTGGCGGTGGCGAACGAAAAAGGAGAGATCCAATTCAAGGCACTTACGGCCGGTCATTATAAAGTCAAACTTTGGCATCCATGGCAGAAGGCCATGTCTGAGCCTAAGGACCTCAATTTGGCTGCCGAGACTCAAACACTCACGCTGGCATTAGATGTCGAGCGTCAGGCCAAACCTTCGGCTCCGCTATCGGGGTTTGGGTCCTTCGATGCTAAATAG
- a CDS encoding putative bifunctional diguanylate cyclase/phosphodiesterase — MLNSFRARLILVFFTVLTLVQLATAFSVLTATQRDNFLQQQKSLEIGANVFLEVLSNRSAQLSQSLSVLSADFGFKRAIATREQETIESVLSNHGARIGADAAILLSPKGELLTSSLPGLTQDDIQSLFELATSNTNALAILDFDHASYQFVLQPVKAPTLIAWVGMGFLLDEKVASQAKAITGIDVSFVNQTNGWTEIASTLSSAEQQSVLAQKNRFPSLLTMPSEYIPADYLSMAINLYEHNGRQLALLHQSNLKWQQSYLHLRNNMLLIFALTLALAIAIAIWLSGSLTEPVHRLVQYARKIGQGLQPESIQGAPAELRVLANSLSLMREDIEAREKDLLYQSRHDSLTGLLNRFAAKQHLTDLNQDLSGTIVLLDIKHFRHINDIIGFANADSLLLLFARRLEQLAPTADMLARLDGDSFLLLYRQGIGGDQLLKSLDMLEAPFPIQGSNISLTVRAGLLEIDGNGADIDVLLRRAEIALNQACLQELRIVSYREGDDEKYQRELTLIRDLPIGLAQDQLYLVFQPKVNLPLNQCTGAEALIRWQHPTLGFIPPDEFIQLAENSGNIDIVSQWVLKQAIKQLVTWQQQGLALKLAINLSAHDLLDTRLPNQIANLLKDNHLQPGALCIEVTEGAVMKDAQTVVGVLQRFRDMGVSVAIDDFGTGHSSLAYLKLLPVDEVKIDRSFIQNMHLNSQDAMIVNTSIQLIHGLGFSVVAEGVEEPEGVDILRHLNCDLIQGYVYSKPLKAAEFDQWFEAFNSSSK; from the coding sequence ATGCTAAATAGTTTCCGTGCTCGACTGATTTTAGTTTTCTTTACTGTGCTGACCCTAGTGCAGTTAGCCACGGCATTTTCAGTGTTGACGGCAACACAGAGAGATAACTTTTTACAGCAACAAAAGAGCCTTGAAATCGGCGCGAATGTGTTTCTCGAAGTGTTGTCGAATCGCAGTGCTCAACTCAGTCAAAGCTTATCTGTGCTCAGCGCCGATTTTGGTTTTAAGCGTGCGATTGCGACAAGAGAGCAAGAAACGATAGAGTCAGTATTATCCAATCATGGTGCCCGTATCGGTGCTGATGCAGCCATATTATTGTCACCCAAGGGGGAACTGTTAACCTCAAGCCTGCCAGGGCTTACACAGGATGACATTCAATCCCTATTTGAACTGGCCACCAGCAATACCAATGCCTTGGCGATTCTCGATTTTGACCATGCGAGTTATCAGTTTGTCCTTCAACCAGTTAAGGCGCCAACTCTGATAGCCTGGGTTGGTATGGGCTTTTTGTTAGATGAAAAAGTGGCTAGCCAAGCCAAAGCCATCACAGGAATTGATGTTAGCTTTGTTAATCAGACCAATGGCTGGACTGAAATCGCCTCCACCTTATCCAGCGCCGAACAACAGAGTGTGCTTGCGCAGAAAAACCGATTCCCCAGCCTGTTAACTATGCCCAGCGAGTATATTCCTGCGGACTACTTATCCATGGCAATCAACCTGTATGAGCATAATGGTCGCCAGTTGGCGCTGCTGCACCAGTCAAACCTCAAGTGGCAGCAAAGTTATCTGCATTTACGCAATAACATGCTGCTGATCTTTGCGTTGACGCTGGCATTGGCGATTGCCATTGCCATTTGGTTGTCGGGCAGTTTGACCGAGCCCGTTCATCGATTGGTGCAATATGCCCGTAAAATTGGTCAGGGGCTGCAGCCCGAGAGCATTCAGGGGGCGCCTGCGGAATTGCGGGTATTGGCCAACAGTTTGTCTTTGATGCGGGAGGATATTGAGGCGCGCGAAAAGGATTTACTGTATCAGTCGCGCCACGACAGTTTGACAGGCTTGCTGAATCGTTTCGCGGCAAAACAGCATTTAACCGATCTTAACCAAGATCTCTCCGGCACTATCGTATTGCTGGATATCAAGCATTTTCGCCATATCAACGACATTATCGGTTTTGCTAACGCCGATAGCTTATTGCTGCTGTTTGCCCGCCGTTTGGAACAGCTGGCACCCACAGCGGATATGCTGGCGCGATTGGATGGCGATTCGTTTTTGCTCTTGTATCGCCAAGGGATTGGGGGCGATCAATTACTGAAATCCTTGGATATGCTGGAAGCTCCCTTTCCCATCCAAGGTTCCAATATTTCGCTGACGGTACGAGCAGGGCTGCTCGAAATTGATGGCAATGGTGCCGACATTGATGTGTTGCTGCGCCGCGCCGAAATTGCCCTCAACCAGGCCTGCCTTCAGGAACTGCGAATCGTTAGTTATCGTGAGGGCGACGATGAAAAGTATCAGCGAGAACTCACACTTATCCGTGATTTGCCTATCGGTTTGGCGCAGGACCAGCTCTATTTGGTGTTTCAGCCCAAGGTTAATTTACCGCTCAATCAATGTACTGGCGCCGAGGCGCTTATCCGCTGGCAACATCCTACTCTGGGTTTTATCCCGCCGGATGAATTTATTCAACTCGCTGAAAACTCAGGCAACATTGATATTGTCAGCCAATGGGTACTGAAGCAGGCCATCAAGCAGTTGGTGACATGGCAGCAGCAGGGCCTAGCGCTGAAGTTGGCGATTAATCTGTCTGCCCACGATTTACTGGATACACGTTTACCAAATCAAATTGCCAACCTGTTAAAGGACAATCATCTGCAACCCGGAGCACTCTGCATCGAGGTCACCGAAGGCGCCGTAATGAAAGATGCGCAAACCGTTGTGGGGGTCTTGCAACGATTCCGCGATATGGGCGTCTCGGTTGCGATAGATGATTTTGGCACCGGACATTCATCACTGGCGTATTTGAAACTATTACCCGTTGATGAAGTGAAGATTGATCGTAGCTTTATCCAGAATATGCACTTGAACAGTCAGGATGCCATGATAGTCAATACCAGCATTCAATTGATCCATGGCCTCGGCTTTAGCGTTGTGGCTGAAGGTGTTGAAGAGCCAGAAGGTGTTGATATTCTTCGTCATCTCAACTGCGATCTGATCCAGGGCTATGTGTATTCCAAGCCGTTAAAAGCGGCTGAGTTTGACCAGTGGTTTGAAGCATTTAACAGTAGCAGCAAATAA
- a CDS encoding DUF3034 family protein, translating to MNTMKLSLSTRRYARALLCLFCPLWLGGIAPVVAESSRVIATGGASMIEGSAGGGIVPWAVINGYGSSDEWSATAMATGVYVDDFTLKVMGTSLSYDNLFELSLARQTFDLDTLGGELGQDIVGFKYKLAGELLYTAMPQITLGAQYKKVDDFSLPQAVGARDDWGVDIYVAASKVFFDTVAGRNLLLNATVRVTKANQTGLLGFGTEASNDYHFVLEASAALLLTDNLALGIEYRQKPNELGFAREDDWQDIFLAWFINKHLSVVTAYADLGSIAGFEHQQGWYLSLEGAL from the coding sequence ATGAACACAATGAAGTTGAGCTTATCGACTCGGCGCTATGCTAGGGCGCTGCTTTGTCTGTTTTGTCCGCTTTGGTTAGGGGGCATTGCGCCAGTTGTGGCTGAGAGTAGCCGCGTGATCGCCACTGGCGGCGCGTCAATGATCGAGGGCAGTGCCGGCGGTGGCATAGTGCCTTGGGCCGTGATAAACGGTTATGGCAGCAGTGATGAGTGGTCGGCAACGGCCATGGCCACGGGTGTTTATGTCGATGATTTTACGCTAAAAGTGATGGGCACCTCGTTAAGTTATGACAATCTGTTTGAGCTCAGTTTGGCAAGGCAAACCTTTGATTTGGATACTCTGGGCGGCGAGCTTGGTCAGGATATTGTGGGGTTCAAATACAAGCTTGCCGGCGAGTTGTTATATACTGCCATGCCACAAATCACCTTGGGCGCACAGTATAAAAAAGTGGATGACTTTAGCCTTCCTCAGGCGGTTGGCGCGCGGGATGATTGGGGGGTAGATATATATGTCGCTGCCAGTAAAGTGTTTTTTGATACGGTAGCGGGTCGTAATTTGTTACTCAATGCCACAGTGCGCGTGACCAAAGCCAATCAAACTGGCTTATTAGGGTTTGGTACTGAGGCCAGTAACGATTACCACTTTGTGTTGGAAGCCTCGGCTGCGTTACTGCTCACCGATAATCTGGCACTGGGTATTGAATATCGTCAAAAACCGAACGAACTGGGATTTGCTCGAGAGGATGATTGGCAGGACATATTTTTAGCTTGGTTTATCAATAAGCATCTGTCAGTGGTCACAGCCTATGCCGATTTAGGCAGCATTGCGGGTTTTGAGCATCAGCAGGGCTGGTATCTGTCGCTGGAGGGCGCGCTATGA
- a CDS encoding group I truncated hemoglobin — translation MSHLRKFLSFATVRFTTALLTKAFLTTALLITALSISTALLAGCAQSDPNTTVSSVNASPTTLYQALGGDSGVSAIVDGLLARIARDPRIVHHFDETDIAIFRERLIEHLCAVTDGGCVYQGENMADSHKGLNITQADFDALVGHLIESMKELHISTSSRNALLKRLAPMYSDVTSQ, via the coding sequence ATGAGTCATTTACGCAAGTTTCTCTCTTTCGCCACGGTACGCTTTACCACGGCACTTTTAACCAAAGCATTTTTAACCACAGCCCTTTTAATCACAGCTCTTTCAATCTCGACAGCTTTACTTGCTGGCTGCGCCCAATCTGATCCTAACACCACTGTATCTAGTGTGAACGCCAGTCCTACAACATTGTATCAGGCCCTCGGTGGTGATTCGGGCGTTTCGGCTATCGTTGATGGCTTGCTTGCGCGTATCGCGCGGGATCCCCGCATTGTGCACCACTTCGATGAAACGGATATTGCTATCTTTCGCGAGCGTCTTATCGAACATTTGTGCGCTGTAACGGATGGTGGCTGCGTCTATCAAGGCGAAAACATGGCAGACAGCCATAAAGGTTTGAATATCACTCAGGCCGATTTTGATGCTTTAGTCGGGCATTTGATTGAATCGATGAAGGAACTGCATATTTCAACATCGAGCCGCAATGCGCTGCTGAAGCGCCTTGCGCCCATGTATTCCGATGTGACGTCTCAGTAA
- a CDS encoding NYN domain-containing protein, giving the protein MKRIALFVDVQNIYYTCREAYQRQFNYRKLWQQLSAQGEIVSAIAYAIHRGDDGQLKFQDALRHIGFELKLKPFIQRSDGSAKGDWDVGITIDVLEMAPEVDTVILLSGDGDFALLLDKIRQKYAVEAEVYGVPSLTAKSLMEAASCFNPIEESLLR; this is encoded by the coding sequence TTGAAAAGAATCGCCCTATTTGTCGATGTCCAAAATATCTATTACACCTGCCGTGAGGCCTATCAGCGCCAGTTTAACTATCGCAAACTCTGGCAACAGTTAAGCGCGCAGGGTGAGATTGTCAGCGCCATCGCCTATGCCATTCATCGCGGGGACGATGGCCAGTTAAAATTTCAAGATGCGTTGAGACATATTGGTTTTGAGCTAAAGCTTAAGCCCTTTATTCAGCGCAGCGATGGTTCGGCGAAGGGCGATTGGGATGTGGGCATCACCATAGATGTGCTGGAAATGGCGCCCGAGGTGGATACTGTAATCTTGCTATCTGGCGATGGGGACTTTGCCCTCTTGCTCGATAAGATAAGGCAAAAATACGCCGTCGAGGCTGAGGTGTATGGCGTGCCCTCCCTCACCGCAAAATCTCTGATGGAGGCGGCCAGCTGCTTTAATCCGATAGAAGAGTCATTGTTACGTTAA